TCGAGATCACGGTAGCGCTCGATGAGGCGTGGGCTTGCGGTCTGGAAGTTGGATTCGGTGAGCTTGGCTTCGATGAAGAGAGCGCCTAGCTGGAGGTCGATCTCGGTGCGGTCTTTGAGATGATGCTCTTCTTCGATTTGCGATGAGGGCGCGGAGAGACTGATGTCGCTGAAGAGTGCGGATGAAATTGCTTGTTGTTTAGTGGGGCGCGTTGTTTTGTTTCTGCGAGCCGGAAATCTCTTCAGCGGAACGCCGGGGTGAACGCCGAAGTTGGGTTGAGTGTCTGAGGGGACGCCCAGAAGATTCGCGACGGCGGGGTTGAGGTGGCAGTTGGAGAAGACGGCGGGGTGGCAGAAGATGTTCATCAGGAGAGCGTCGGAGCTGTTGGCGCAGTCGAGCTCCATCCATTGCCAGTCGGCTGTTGCGCGAACGCGGCGGTGGGCGGTGTGGGCTTTGGTGAGGCGACGGGACCAGGCGGGGTTGGCACAGATGGCAGCGTAGCTGGCGGGATGGAAGTTGCCGTGGCGGGACTGCTTGGCTTGCTCTTCATGGCCGAAGAGGATGCTGGGTTCGGTGCCGGTGGTCTGGTCGTGCAGGAGGCCGCTGTTGATGGCGAGGTGTTGGGCGCGGGCGTTCAGGTCGCGGCGTAGGAGCGAGGCGGACCACGGTGTTGGAGGGGTTTGGCGGTTGTGCGTCATAAAACTGTCGCAGGTTTTCTTGTAGTCTTTGGTGTGGCGGCGATTTTTGCTGCTCAAAGCTATTTTATCGGGGGATGTTATGGCGGTTGAGTTTGATTGGACGGACGCGGAGGAGATTGGGATTCAGTTGCAGGAGAAGTATCCGGAGATTGAGCCGTATTCGGTGCGATTCACGGATCTGCATAAATATGTGACGGGGCTTCCGGGATTTGTGGGTGATCCGGCTAAGTCGAATGAAGGGATTCTGGAGGCGATCCAGGCGGCTTGGAATGAAGAGTATGAGGATGCGAAGTAAGCTTAGATCCCTTTGTTCCGCCGTGTGGTGGCGCCTTTGTGACTTGAATACCGCAAGAGTAGTTTGAGGGCCGGCTGACCCGTGGTCACAGCTTCTTTTATTTGCGCCGGAGGATTTGGTTCGGGAGAGTTGAACCGACTGCCGTTAGCGTGAGGTAGGCGGTAATACCCCATGCGATAGAGGCGGTTGCAATGGTGAGAATGTCTTTTGGATGGGTGGAGACAGGCGGCAGGAAGTGTGCCGCAGCGGTGGTGGCGGCAAAGGCTAACAGCGCGGCGAGGAAGGCTCGGCCTAGCTCGGCGAATTCGAGGTGGTGTAGGTCTACCAGCCCTTTGCGGTGGAGCAGGTACGCGAGCGAAGCTGTCTGAGCGAGGATGCCGATGTCGGATGCGATTGCCAGACCTTCGAGGTTGAAGGTATGGAAGAGGGTGGCGTAGATGGGGATGGAGATCAAGGTGATGAGGGTGCCAGTGATCGCTGGGGTGCGGGTGTTGCTGGCGGCGTAGAAAGCCCGTGCATATATGCCTTGCACGGCCCAGATCGCGAGTGTGATGGCGAGGACTCTGAAGAGATGGGTAGTGGCTGCCGCATCGGTGCGGTTGAACTTGCCACCGCGGAAGAGGTCCATCAACCAGGGTGCGAGGGCGATCATCCACGCGGAGACGATCATGCCGACGGAGAAGAGACGAGAGACGGAGCGGGAGACAGAGTGGGAGAAGTCGGCGATGCGTTTTTGCTGGAAGAGCGAAGCGAAGAAAGGGAGCGAAGCCGCTCCGGCGGCGGGGCCGATGACATTGAAGGGGGCATTGAAAAGGTCTTTGGCGTTACCGATGAGGGTGATGCCACCGTCGCGGAGTGAGGCGTAGTAGTTGAGGAAGATCCCGTCGAACATGACGAGGGAGACACCGATCATGAGCGGAAGTGAGAGCTTGAGCCACTCGAGAAACGCGGGATCGCGGAAGCCAATGATGGGTCGATAGCGGAGACCTGTGCGAAAGGCTCCAAGGGAGTTGAGGACGGCGGAGCCGACGAAAGTGCCGGCAAAGACACCGATGGCGAGCGAGGTGACGCCTAACTGCCGGTGAAGGAAGACAGCGCCAAGGATGATTCCGGCGTTATAAACGATTGGGGTGAAGGCCTGGTACAGGAAGATTTTGCGGACTTGCAGGCGCGAACTCATGACACTGCCAATGAAGAAGAACAATTGCGCTGGAATGATGATGCGCGTCATGGTGGTGCAGAGGGCGACTTTT
This Tunturibacter gelidoferens DNA region includes the following protein-coding sequences:
- a CDS encoding PGN_0703 family putative restriction endonuclease, which encodes MSSKNRRHTKDYKKTCDSFMTHNRQTPPTPWSASLLRRDLNARAQHLAINSGLLHDQTTGTEPSILFGHEEQAKQSRHGNFHPASYAAICANPAWSRRLTKAHTAHRRVRATADWQWMELDCANSSDALLMNIFCHPAVFSNCHLNPAVANLLGVPSDTQPNFGVHPGVPLKRFPARRNKTTRPTKQQAISSALFSDISLSAPSSQIEEEHHLKDRTEIDLQLGALFIEAKLTESNFQTASPRLIERYRDLETIFAVERLPSKIMTTPTQPSAEDFSDLEEPSPNLLPPTVSARSRTVIQGYQLIRNVLAAFASDASFCVLCDARRRDLIEIWYSILSAVHYPSFAWRLKLLTWQELTSALPEDLQIFLEAKYGILPA
- the iscX gene encoding Fe-S cluster assembly protein IscX, producing the protein MAVEFDWTDAEEIGIQLQEKYPEIEPYSVRFTDLHKYVTGLPGFVGDPAKSNEGILEAIQAAWNEEYEDAK
- the murJ gene encoding murein biosynthesis integral membrane protein MurJ, with product MHANKESISSDTTPRRNLFAFLRPSATHSAFSATLLLMLSTVLSGVLALVRIKYINSLFGAGVAQDAYRAAFKLPDLLAYFLIGGAASISLITLLNRYRESGDEEGGDRALSVILTTMLLVLGLGVLLAEIFAPQYVLLANKGFRGDPAKVALCTTMTRIIIPAQLFFFIGSVMSSRLQVRKIFLYQAFTPIVYNAGIILGAVFLHRQLGVTSLAIGVFAGTFVGSAVLNSLGAFRTGLRYRPIIGFRDPAFLEWLKLSLPLMIGVSLVMFDGIFLNYYASLRDGGITLIGNAKDLFNAPFNVIGPAAGAASLPFFASLFQQKRIADFSHSVSRSVSRLFSVGMIVSAWMIALAPWLMDLFRGGKFNRTDAAATTHLFRVLAITLAIWAVQGIYARAFYAASNTRTPAITGTLITLISIPIYATLFHTFNLEGLAIASDIGILAQTASLAYLLHRKGLVDLHHLEFAELGRAFLAALLAFAATTAAAHFLPPVSTHPKDILTIATASIAWGITAYLTLTAVGSTLPNQILRRK